The Arachis hypogaea cultivar Tifrunner chromosome 16, arahy.Tifrunner.gnm2.J5K5, whole genome shotgun sequence genome contains a region encoding:
- the LOC112755239 gene encoding UDP-glycosyltransferase 90A1 gives MGSIPSEEFNSSFHALLFPFMSKGHTIPLLHFARLLLRRNFSVTLFTTTANRPFIADSLSGTAASIVTLPFTVSTTNNDIPPGIESTDKLPSMSLFFEFAMATASIQPHFEQALETLPRVSFMVTDGFLWWTLQSANKFHIPRLVFFGMSCYSVSVFREAGMQGIFRGPQPDDELVELTRFPWIKICKEDLEPSSRNAEPGSIPYEFNVKLIGASVNSYGTVVNSFYELEPLFVDYLKTTNTSHKYWCVGPLCLADDVGSFSGTKEPKWMTWLHQKKKCSVLYVAFGSQAEVSNEELEEIAMGLEESMVSFLWVIRKKDWVLPKGFEERVEGSGMVVREWVDQREILNDERVGGYVSHCGWNSVVESVCGGVPMVAWPMMAEQHVNARMVEEELKVGIRMETCDGRVRGFVKREGVSKCVKELMEGERGIQLRQNVKVLARIARMAVQEGGSSWSALDHLIHELCSKK, from the coding sequence ATGGGTTCAATCCCCTCGGAAGAATTCAACAGTTCCTTCCACGCACTTCTATTCCCATTCATGTCCAAAGGCCACACAATCCCCCTCCTCCACTTTGCCCGCCTCCTCCTCCGCCGCAATTTCTCCGTCACCCTCTTCACCACCACCGCTAACCGCCCCTTCATCGCCGACTCTCTTTCCGGCACCGCCGCCTCTATCGTCACGCTCCCGTTCACAGTCTCCACCACCAACAACGACATCCCGCCCGGAATAGAGAGCACGGACAAGCTCCCATCCATGTCCCTCTTCTTCGAGTTCGCCATGGCCACCGCCTCCATCCAACCGCACTTCGAGCAAGCCCTCGAGACCCTGCCACGTGTCAGCTTCATGGTCACCGACGGGTTTCTCTGGTGGACCCTACAATCCGCCAACAAATTCCACATCCCGAGGCTCGTCTTCTTCGGCATGAGCTGTTATAGCGTCAGCGTCTTTAGGGAAGCAGGGATGCAAGGAATATTCCGTGGGCCCCAACCTGACGACGAGTTAGTCGAGTTGACTCGGTTTCCATGGATCAAAATCTGCAAGGAAGACTTGGAGCCAAGTTCCAGAAACGCCGAACCAGGGAGTATCCCTTACGAGTTCAACGTGAAATTGATTGGAGCCTCGGTCAACAGCTACGGCACTGTGGTCAACAGTTTCTACGAACTAGAGCCTCTGTTCGTTGACTATTTGAAAACCACGAATACTTCTCATAAGTATTGGTGCGTTGGTCCGTTGTGCCTCGCTGATGACGTGGGTAGTTTTTCGGGTACGAAGGAACCGAAATGGATGACGTGGCTGCATCAGAAAAAGAAGTGCTCGGTTTTGTACGTGGCTTTTGGGTCACAGGCGGAGGTTTCGAATGAAGAGTTGGAGGAGATAGCGATGGGGTTGGAAGAATCCATGGTGAGTTTCTTGTGGGTGATAAGAAAGAAGGATTGGGTTCTACCAAAGGGGTTCGAAGAGAGGGTTGAAGGGAGCGGGATGGTGGTGAGGGAGTGGGTGGATCAACGGGAGATACTGAATGATGAGAGAGTGGGTGGGTATGTGAGCCACTGCGGGTGGAACTCGGTGGTGGAGAGCGTGTGCGGCGGGGTTCCGATGGTGGCGTGGCCGATGATGGCGGAGCAGCACGTGAACGCGAGGATGGTGGAGGAGGAGTTGAAGGTGGGGATTAGAATGGAGACGTGTGATGGGAGGGTGAGGGGGTTTGTGAAAAGAGAAGGGGTGAGCAAGTGTGTGAAGGAGTTGATGGAAGGGGAGAGAGGGATTCAGTTACGTCAGAATGTTAAGGTGTTGGCTCGGATAGCTAGGATGGCTGTTCaggaaggtggttcctcttggtCAGCTTTGGACCATCTCATTCATGAGTTGTGCTCAAAGAAGTAG